In Gammaproteobacteria bacterium, one DNA window encodes the following:
- the argB gene encoding acetylglutamate kinase has protein sequence MRQNNPDKPLAVVKVGGDVLLDDAQKNGLTKNVADLVNHGWQVVLLHGGGPQVNRLQTQLGLTPKKVGGRRITGPDDLRVVKQAIVGEVNVDLVSALIREGIPAFGCHGASGRLIQAVKRPPRVVSGAGDTPVDFGEVGDVVGIDQAALTPLLAAGFVPVIATLGVGDDGRIFNINADTTVVRLAEALSADLLILTTAVGAVFEDLSRPDSRIPMIDEVLARQLIQDGVIADGMIPKIEEALAVVRQGVGAVVILSGAAEGAFLKAAQGSTEFGTRIVDSR, from the coding sequence ATGAGGCAAAATAATCCCGACAAACCGCTGGCGGTAGTCAAAGTTGGCGGTGATGTTTTGCTCGATGATGCGCAAAAGAATGGTTTGACCAAGAATGTCGCCGATCTCGTCAACCATGGTTGGCAAGTGGTGCTGCTGCATGGCGGCGGCCCTCAAGTGAACCGACTGCAGACACAACTCGGACTCACACCGAAAAAAGTGGGTGGCCGCCGGATCACCGGACCTGATGATTTGCGTGTCGTCAAACAAGCGATTGTCGGCGAGGTGAATGTTGATTTGGTGTCTGCGCTTATTCGTGAAGGCATTCCCGCCTTTGGTTGTCACGGCGCCAGCGGACGTCTCATTCAGGCGGTCAAGCGACCGCCACGTGTCGTCAGTGGCGCTGGTGATACGCCGGTGGATTTCGGTGAGGTGGGGGATGTTGTGGGCATCGATCAGGCCGCATTAACGCCGCTTTTAGCGGCCGGATTTGTCCCGGTTATTGCCACCTTGGGCGTCGGTGACGATGGCCGAATTTTCAATATTAATGCTGACACCACGGTGGTACGTCTGGCGGAAGCGCTATCCGCCGATCTCTTGATATTGACCACCGCAGTTGGCGCTGTGTTTGAGGACCTCAGTCGTCCTGACTCTAGAATCCCAATGATTGATGAAGTCTTGGCACGACAACTGATCCAAGATGGCGTCATTGCCGATGGCATGATTCCTAAAATTGAGGAGGCCCTAGCGGTGGTCAGACAGGGCGTCGGCGCTGTGGTCATCTTATCCGGGGCGGCTGAAGGTGCATTTCTAAAGGCCGCTCAAGGCAGCACGGAATTTGGGACGCGGATAGTGGACTCTCGGTAG